A genomic segment from Triticum dicoccoides isolate Atlit2015 ecotype Zavitan chromosome 1A, WEW_v2.0, whole genome shotgun sequence encodes:
- the LOC119277818 gene encoding protein N-terminal glutamine amidohydrolase-like, with product MADDGAAAGVDPSPSSPPIHPAAPDNPPIDAASFTHTPYYCEENVYLLCKELIRAGLADPAGNDLYAVFISNEEKKIPLWYQKASRTNDGFVLWDYHVICIQSRRNKGDVLDLVWDLDSSLPFPSPFLQYVADAIQPLAFGDSIYARLFRVVHGPVFLRSFASDRSHMKDPVGNWIELPPKYEPIVAEDGSTNNLNEYIAMTNNDVGDLESMVNDVYHKKHGVVINETLLPMFFSRLPEWHP from the exons ATGGCTGACGACGGAGCAGCCGCCGGCGTAGacccctctccttcctctcccccTATCCATCCGGCGGCACCGGACAACCCGCCCATCGATGCCGCATCCTTCACCCACACCCCGTACTACTG TGAAGAAAATGTGTACTTGCTATGTAAGGAACTGATTAGAGCTGGACTTGCTGATCCTGCGGGCAATGACCTTTATGCTGTTTTCATATCAAATGAGGAAAAGAAG ATTCCCCTCTGGTATCAGAAAGCAAGTCGTACTAATGATGGATTTGTCTTGTGGGATTACCATGTAATCTGTATCCAG TCTAGGCGAAACAAAGGAGATGTTCTTGATCTTGTTTGGGATTTGGACTCCAGTCTTCCTTTCCCTTCTCCATTCCTCCAGTACGTTGCTGATGCCATTCAACCACTAGCATTTGGCGACTCCATCTATGCAAG ACTTTTCCGTGTAGTTCATGGTCCGGTATTTCTTCGATCATTTGCATCAGACAGAAGTCACATGAAGGACCCCGTGGGGAATTGGATTGAGTTACCCCCAAAATATGAACCAATTGTTGCGGAAG ATGGAAGCACAAATAACCTGAATGAGTACATTGCCATGACTAATAATGATGTCGGAGACCTGGAAAGCATGGTTAATGATGTCTACCACAAGAAACATGGAGTGGTGATAAACGAAACGTTGCTCCCCATGTTCTTCTCCCGGTTGCCTGAATGGCATCCTTAA